One window of Candidatus Methylomirabilis sp. genomic DNA carries:
- the rdgB gene encoding RdgB/HAM1 family non-canonical purine NTP pyrophosphatase, producing the protein MQLVLATANEGKFREIANILSDLRISFLSIASLGGHIPPVESGATYAENAATKAKAAAELSGYWALADDSGLEVEALGGQPGVHSNRYLGPTATDRERNQRILELLTGIPRSWRGASFQCVVAVAGPGGELTLFHGSCQGIIAEAPNGDGGFGYDPIFIVPEYGVTMASLPPDAKNRISHRARALEKAKPLLRRFVCRSVS; encoded by the coding sequence ATGCAATTGGTTCTGGCGACGGCAAACGAAGGAAAATTTCGAGAAATTGCGAACATCCTCAGCGACCTGAGGATTTCTTTTTTATCGATCGCCTCGCTTGGCGGGCATATTCCTCCGGTTGAGTCCGGTGCCACGTACGCTGAGAATGCCGCGACGAAGGCCAAGGCAGCAGCAGAACTAAGCGGGTACTGGGCGCTTGCCGACGATTCCGGTCTCGAGGTGGAAGCCCTCGGAGGGCAGCCCGGAGTTCACTCCAACCGTTACCTCGGCCCGACAGCGACCGATCGGGAACGCAATCAGCGGATCCTCGAATTGCTCACAGGAATACCGCGTTCTTGGCGAGGAGCTTCTTTTCAGTGTGTGGTGGCCGTGGCTGGCCCAGGAGGAGAGCTGACCCTGTTTCATGGGAGCTGCCAGGGGATCATCGCCGAGGCCCCAAACGGCGATGGCGGGTTCGGTTACGACCCTATTTTCATCGTTCCAGAGTATGGTGTGACGATGGCCTCGCTTCCACCGGATGCCAAGAATCGAATCAGCCATCGTGCGCGTGCCCTCGAGAAAGCAAAACCGCTGTTGCGGCGTTTTGTTTGCCGTAGCGTGAGCTGA
- a CDS encoding GerMN domain-containing protein: MCHMKIAAILIALLVVIVGAIALWGSKAVTVDRPAVQRTASEPMKPTFESGKKSATLFFLAGDGNSFHEEVREIGSEATTTEEAKRILTELMNGPKSSTLAAAVPREAQLLNLFIDSFGTAYVDFNRGLRDGLSGGAQAELYAVFSIVNTLASNFVQITHVQILVEGTEIPTLAGHVDTRMPLSPQYVF; the protein is encoded by the coding sequence ATGTGCCACATGAAGATTGCGGCTATCCTGATCGCCTTGCTGGTGGTGATCGTCGGTGCGATCGCTCTTTGGGGTAGCAAAGCGGTCACCGTGGACAGACCTGCCGTCCAGCGTACTGCCTCAGAACCGATGAAGCCGACATTCGAGAGTGGGAAGAAAAGTGCAACGCTCTTCTTCTTAGCCGGTGACGGCAACTCGTTCCATGAGGAGGTCCGAGAGATAGGAAGTGAGGCGACGACAACAGAAGAGGCAAAGCGGATCTTGACCGAGCTTATGAACGGGCCGAAAAGTAGTACGCTTGCGGCGGCGGTTCCTCGGGAGGCCCAGCTTCTCAATCTGTTTATTGATTCGTTCGGGACTGCGTACGTCGATTTCAATCGGGGGTTACGGGATGGCTTGTCAGGAGGCGCTCAAGCAGAGCTCTACGCCGTATTCTCTATTGTCAATACGCTTGCCTCGAACTTTGTCCAGATCACGCACGTACAGATCCTTGTGGAGGGAACTGAGATTCCAACGTTGGCAGGGCATGTTGATACACGGATGCCCTTGTCTCCCCAGTACGTCTTTTGA
- a CDS encoding YqgE/AlgH family protein yields the protein MVISAQFVSNIADPPRQHRRVPRRVKAGSLLWFLATLAVIAGLLTSGSGLLLAAGATTRMAAASQSATLAGQLLVAKDELRDPRFVRSVIYLLHHDANGAMGLILNRPVGEASLSELLKDAGLEGTGVKGKIRVHFGGPVDPGLGFVLHTADYKIEGTKVVKNGIAVTAQPEILRAIGARTGPHKSLFALGYAGWAPSQLEAEIKAGAWEIVPADEALVFDENAETKWERALARRTIRL from the coding sequence ATGGTTATTTCCGCTCAGTTCGTCTCGAACATCGCTGACCCACCGCGGCAACACAGGCGCGTACCTCGCCGCGTCAAGGCCGGCTCTCTGCTGTGGTTTCTTGCAACCCTCGCAGTCATTGCGGGGCTGCTGACATCAGGGTCGGGCCTGCTACTGGCCGCAGGCGCCACAACCCGGATGGCCGCTGCCTCCCAGTCCGCCACTCTTGCCGGTCAGCTTCTGGTTGCCAAGGATGAACTTCGAGATCCACGATTCGTCCGCTCCGTGATCTATCTCCTCCATCATGACGCGAATGGAGCGATGGGTCTCATCCTGAACAGGCCGGTCGGAGAGGCATCCCTATCTGAGCTGCTGAAAGACGCGGGGTTGGAAGGCACGGGGGTAAAGGGAAAGATCCGCGTACACTTTGGAGGACCGGTCGATCCTGGACTGGGATTCGTCCTACATACTGCGGACTACAAGATCGAGGGCACTAAAGTCGTCAAGAACGGCATCGCCGTAACGGCGCAACCGGAGATTCTCCGCGCCATTGGCGCCAGGACAGGCCCACACAAGAGCCTCTTTGCGCTGGGGTATGCCGGTTGGGCGCCAAGCCAGCTCGAGGCCGAAATCAAGGCCGGGGCATGGGAGATCGTCCCGGCCGACGAAGCGCTCGTGTTCGATGAGAACGCTGAGACGAAGTGGGAGCGCGCTCTGGCCCGACGGACGATTCGTCTCTGA
- a CDS encoding N-acetylmuramoyl-L-alanine amidase, with protein MAGAVASSAEAAQVRIDRENDSLTLSLVKVHGAEYLPLASLTKAVGNSPKPLLTGRSYRIQLGKSSLSVTVGSPKVRMGKSVILLSDPPRKLGGGVVVPLELLPIALGVRYGEGRINWDPEARVVRIAQKAYSLSLLRFRTYQDHTRIVLEGTRSHDFILRDDGASGRVVLEVKRGTVSPAIRFSQVSDGLVASVETQQLGSNSQITIHGAGRRLRSKAFAMGEPDRIVVDLFPIEEQVQNSRQVDALAKATPKRGDQAKPATRGVEPPELSAASSPEPIVRTVVIDPGHGGRDSGAIGPSGAMEKDIVLDVGFKLQRLIEENLGMKVIMTRTEDVFVPLESRTMIANRHRADFFISLHVNAAPGSRAVGFETYFLSREPSDRGAKASAVRENTALNLEGVGQDAQRGLKTVLWDLTQTFYVRESSELAELLLNELGQSLGVDNRGVKSAPFFVLIGAAMPSVLVEVAFITNPQEERKLEQEAYRQQVAEALLAGIAQFKARYEKRVGLMPESSTAIARPTKEKSVQPSASAAAEGWIGRVER; from the coding sequence ATGGCAGGTGCGGTCGCTTCCTCTGCTGAGGCTGCTCAGGTAAGGATTGATCGCGAGAATGATTCTTTGACCCTCTCATTAGTGAAGGTCCATGGCGCTGAATATCTGCCGTTGGCAAGCCTAACCAAGGCCGTAGGAAATTCTCCGAAACCGCTACTGACTGGCCGAAGCTACCGAATTCAGCTTGGGAAATCCTCGCTGTCAGTCACAGTCGGCTCTCCCAAAGTTCGGATGGGAAAATCCGTTATCTTACTGTCCGATCCGCCTCGAAAGCTCGGGGGAGGTGTGGTCGTTCCCCTTGAGCTCCTGCCAATTGCGCTTGGTGTGCGATACGGTGAAGGCCGGATTAACTGGGATCCTGAGGCGCGGGTAGTCAGGATCGCCCAAAAGGCGTACTCGCTGAGTCTTTTACGGTTTCGCACCTACCAGGATCATACCAGGATCGTCTTGGAAGGAACTCGATCGCACGATTTCATTCTCAGGGACGATGGGGCATCAGGACGAGTTGTACTGGAGGTGAAGCGCGGAACTGTAAGCCCCGCAATCCGATTCAGTCAAGTCTCTGATGGCCTTGTGGCCTCAGTTGAAACCCAACAGCTTGGTAGTAACAGCCAGATCACGATCCATGGGGCAGGACGCCGTTTGCGGAGCAAGGCATTCGCCATGGGAGAGCCTGATCGGATTGTTGTCGATCTCTTTCCCATCGAAGAGCAGGTGCAGAATTCACGGCAAGTTGATGCTCTGGCGAAGGCGACACCTAAACGAGGAGATCAGGCGAAACCGGCGACTCGAGGTGTCGAGCCACCTGAGTTGTCTGCCGCATCGTCCCCGGAACCTATTGTCAGGACAGTCGTCATCGATCCCGGCCATGGAGGAAGAGATTCTGGTGCGATCGGCCCATCAGGAGCGATGGAGAAAGATATCGTCCTGGATGTCGGCTTCAAGTTACAGCGATTGATCGAAGAGAATCTTGGGATGAAGGTTATCATGACCCGGACGGAGGATGTGTTTGTCCCACTTGAGAGCCGAACGATGATCGCCAATCGACACCGAGCCGATTTCTTCATCAGTTTGCACGTCAATGCGGCTCCAGGGAGTCGTGCTGTCGGTTTTGAGACCTATTTTTTGAGCCGCGAACCATCGGATCGAGGCGCAAAGGCTTCTGCCGTCAGAGAGAACACAGCCCTCAACCTTGAGGGCGTCGGCCAGGATGCGCAGCGAGGCTTGAAAACTGTTCTTTGGGACCTGACTCAAACGTTCTATGTCAGGGAATCCAGTGAGTTGGCAGAGCTGCTCCTGAACGAACTTGGGCAGAGTCTCGGGGTAGACAATCGCGGGGTCAAGTCGGCACCCTTCTTCGTGCTGATCGGGGCGGCGATGCCGTCGGTTCTTGTGGAGGTCGCCTTTATTACGAACCCTCAGGAAGAGCGAAAACTTGAGCAAGAGGCGTATCGGCAACAGGTCGCAGAGGCTCTGCTGGCCGGCATCGCCCAGTTTAAGGCAAGGTATGAAAAACGGGTAGGATTGATGCCCGAGTCCTCAACGGCTATTGCGAGGCCGACGAAAGAAAAGAGCGTCCAACCATCAGCCTCCGCCGCGGCGGAGGGATGGATCGGAAGAGTTGAGCGCTGA
- the rph gene encoding ribonuclease PH, producing the protein MRSDGRKIDEIRPVKVNRGFLKHAEGSLLIEVGETKVLCTATIEEKVPLFLRATGQGWVTAEYGMLPRATKTRTARESATGKASGRTFEIQRLIGRSLRAVIDLTRLGERTVLIDCDVIQADGGTRTTAITGAFVAMTDALSRLQENGQLKGPLLKDFVAGVSVGCVEGELLLDLNYAEDSMADVDMNVVMTGSKRFVEIQGTAEEVPFDKAQLDQMLQLATRGIEQLVDLQHQLLGAEINGLKM; encoded by the coding sequence GTGAGGAGTGATGGTCGGAAAATAGACGAGATCAGGCCGGTGAAGGTGAACCGCGGATTCCTCAAGCATGCTGAAGGGTCTCTGCTCATTGAGGTCGGTGAGACTAAAGTCCTCTGTACAGCCACGATAGAGGAAAAGGTTCCGCTGTTCCTGCGTGCAACCGGTCAGGGGTGGGTGACTGCGGAATATGGGATGCTCCCACGCGCGACCAAGACGAGGACAGCTCGGGAATCGGCGACCGGGAAGGCTAGCGGTCGGACATTCGAGATCCAGCGTCTCATTGGCCGGTCCCTGCGGGCGGTGATTGATTTGACACGCTTGGGCGAGCGGACAGTGCTGATAGATTGTGATGTGATCCAGGCTGACGGAGGGACTCGAACTACCGCTATCACAGGGGCCTTTGTGGCAATGACCGATGCGCTCTCTCGTCTTCAAGAGAACGGCCAACTCAAGGGACCGCTCCTAAAGGATTTCGTGGCCGGTGTGAGTGTCGGATGTGTGGAAGGAGAACTCTTGCTGGACCTCAACTATGCCGAGGACTCCATGGCCGATGTGGATATGAATGTGGTGATGACCGGCTCCAAGAGGTTCGTCGAGATCCAGGGGACGGCAGAGGAGGTTCCATTCGATAAGGCCCAGTTAGACCAGATGCTCCAGTTGGCGACTCGAGGTATCGAGCAGCTCGTTGACCTCCAACATCAACTTCTGGGAGCTGAGATCAACGGCTTGAAGATGTAA